The following is a genomic window from Hydrogenobaculum sp. Y04AAS1.
AACGGAGAGCCTATGAAATATTTTCTTTTAAAAACAGAACCAAGCTCTTATTCTTACGATATGCTTGAAAAAGAAGGTAAAACCGTTTGGGACGGGGTTAAAAATCCCTTAGCTCAAAAGTTTATTAAAAGCGCAAAACCAGAAGATATGGCATACATATATCACACAGGTGATGAAAAGGCTATTGTAGGTTTGGCAAAGATAGTATCTTCACCCTATCAAGATTCTTCTGGTTTGTTTGTTTTTGATATAGTACCCATAAGAAGATTAAAAAGAAAGATAAGCCTTTCAGAGATAAAATCCATAGAGGCTTTTAAAGATTTTTATTTGGTTAAGATGCCAAGGCTTTCTGTGATGGAAGTGCCTGAGCATCTTGTAAAAGTTATTGAAAATTTAGAGCAATCGTTATGAGTACTATGACTAAAGAGATAGATATTTCCTCTGCTAAAAAGCTTGGTATAATGGGCAGTTTGTTTCTTTGTCTTTTTTTTATACCTTTTTTGGGTGTGTTTGCTTTTTTTGCTGGGATGTCTTTGATTTTGATGGCTTTCAATAGATTTAGTAAGGTCTTTGACAACGATAAGTTATTTAGTAAATTCTTACAAGCTTTTGTGCCGAGTATAATACTTGGTTTTGCGGTGCTCATCTTTGAGCTTATGTTTGGTTTTGGATTTGTTTTATCAAAAGTTTATAAAACAGGTTTTAACGAAGGGGCGTTTTTCTTTTTGGTTAGTCTTATGATTTTTGTAGGGGTTTATCTGGTTGGCATGTTTATATCTTACAATTATAAAAAGGCTTTTCATGAGCTTTCAAAAGCCACAAACCACAAGCTTTTTGAAACTGTTGGAAAGTTGATGTTTTTTGGTTCTACGCTGGTAATATTCTTTGTGGGTATACTTATAGTCTATATCTCTTATATATTGCTTTTGATAGCTTTTATAAAACTACCAAACAAACTCAATCATCTTTTGTAAGGAAACTCTAGTTCTAATTCTATTTCTTTTACTTGTCTTTCATACTCTCTTAGTAAGAGTTTGCCAGTTCTTGATAAATCGTAGTATGTATGGTTTCTATGTTTTAGAGATTTTAATCTTTTATCTTTTGAATGGTAGTTTATAATGGGGGCTGTCACTTTTTGGAGCAGCCCCATATCTAAAAGTTTTTTATGTATATCAAAAGCCTCTTGAAGGCTTATATGAAATCTATGGGAGATGAGCTTTGAGTAATCTGGTCCCATTGTTTTGTGGTATTTTAGGATTTTTAGCTCTAAGTCCGATAGTTCGTACTCATGCCCTTCAAACACAAATTTCATCTTTTAATTCTTTGTAAAGGGGAAACGCTTCACAAA
Proteins encoded in this region:
- a CDS encoding EVE domain-containing protein; the protein is MKYFLLKTEPSSYSYDMLEKEGKTVWDGVKNPLAQKFIKSAKPEDMAYIYHTGDEKAIVGLAKIVSSPYQDSSGLFVFDIVPIRRLKRKISLSEIKSIEAFKDFYLVKMPRLSVMEVPEHLVKVIENLEQSL
- a CDS encoding DUF996 domain-containing protein, with the protein product MSTMTKEIDISSAKKLGIMGSLFLCLFFIPFLGVFAFFAGMSLILMAFNRFSKVFDNDKLFSKFLQAFVPSIILGFAVLIFELMFGFGFVLSKVYKTGFNEGAFFFLVSLMIFVGVYLVGMFISYNYKKAFHELSKATNHKLFETVGKLMFFGSTLVIFFVGILIVYISYILLLIAFIKLPNKLNHLL
- a CDS encoding DUF2250 domain-containing protein translates to MKFVFEGHEYELSDLELKILKYHKTMGPDYSKLISHRFHISLQEAFDIHKKLLDMGLLQKVTAPIINYHSKDKRLKSLKHRNHTYYDLSRTGKLLLREYERQVKEIELELEFPYKR